A region from the Lolium perenne isolate Kyuss_39 chromosome 4, Kyuss_2.0, whole genome shotgun sequence genome encodes:
- the LOC127296640 gene encoding peptidyl-prolyl cis-trans isomerase CYP65 — translation MGKKQHSKDRMFITATEWATEWGGAKNREAIAPFQRLPFYCCALTFLPFEDPVCTADGSIFDLMSIIPYIKKFGKHPVTGAALKQEDLIPLTFHKNTDGEFQCPVLNKVFTEYTHIVAVKTTGNVFCYEAIQELNIKPKNWKELLTDEPFTRKDLLTIQNPNALDGKVLGQFDHVKQGLKLDDEELQKMKDDPTYNINVSGDLKQMMKELGTEKGKLAFLHGGGGEKAQKERAAALAVLLAKKEEGGSKSGKEPKPPQAFSVVDAASASVHGRSAAAAKSTTAEKTAARIAMHRAGDRAPVNAKLVKSRYTTGAASRSFTSTSYDPVTKNEFEYVKVEKNPKKKGYVQLHTTHGDLNLELHCDITPRTCENFLTHCENGYYNGLIFHRSIKNFMIQGGDPTGTGSGGESIWGQPFKDELNSKLLHSGRGVVSMANSGPHTNGSQFFILYKSAAHLNFKHTVFGMVVGGITTLSTMEKVPVDDDDRPLEEIKLLKVSVFVNPYTEPDEEEEKAKEEEKNKDADHDKVGSWYSNPGTGVAPSTSAGGGVGKYLKARTAGSVDATGNGIAADDSSKKRKASAPSVEFKDFSGW, via the exons ATGGGGAAGAAGCAGCATAGCAAGGACCGGATGTTCATAACGGCGACGGAGTGGGCGACAGAGTGGGGCGGCGCCAAGAACAGGGAGGCCATCGCGCCATTCCAGCGCCTCCCCTTCTACTGCTGCGC GCTTACTTTTTTGCCgttcgaggatccggtgtgtacaGCAGATGGAAGCATCTTCGATTTAAT GAGCATAATCCCATATATTAAAAAATTCGGGAAACATCCTGTAACTGGAGCAGCGTTGAAGCAGGAGGATCTAATTCCTCTCACTTTCCACAAGAACACGGACG GAGAGTTCCAGTGTCCTGTTTTGAATAAAGTTTTTACAGAGTACACACATATAGTTGCTGTAAAGACTACCGGCAACGTCTTCTGTTATGAG GCAATCCAGGAACTTAACATTAAGCCAAAGAATTGGAAGGAATTGCTAACTGATGAGCCCTTCACCCGAAAGGACTTGTTAACAATTCAG AACCCAAATGCACTTGATGGCAAGGTCCTAGGACAATTTGACCATGTCAAACAAGGCCTCAAACTTGACGATGAAG AGTTGCAGAAAATGAAAGATGATCCAACCTACAACATAAATGTTTCCGGTGATCTTAAGCAGATGATGAAGGAACTTGGGACTGAAAAGGGAAAGTTAGCTTTTCTGCATGGCGGTGGAGGAGAGAAAGCTCAAAAGGAAAGAGCTGCCGCACTAGCTGTTCTTTTAGCCAAAAAAGAGGAGGGTGGCTCAAAATCAGGCAAAGAACCTAAACCTCCTCAAGCATTCAGTGTTGTGGATGCTGCTTCGGCTTCTGTTCATGGCAGGAGCGCAGCAGCTGCAAAATCTACAACTGCTGAAAAAACTGCTGCTAGAATTGCTATGCACAGGGCAGGGGATCGAGCTCCTGTAAATGCTAAATTG GTAAAAAGTCGTTACACTACTGGAGCAGCTTCACGTTCTTTCACGTCGACTTCCTATGATCCTGTTACGAAAAATGAATTTGAGTATGTTAAAgttgaaaaaaatccaaaaaagaagGGGTATGTTCAGTTGCATACCACCCATGGTGATTTGAATTTGGAGCTTCATTGTGATATTACTCCTCGGACATGTGAAAACTTCCTTACACATTGCGAAAATGGCTACTACAATGGTCTTATTTTCCATCGTAGCATCAA AAACTTTATGATTCAAGGAGGTGATCCAACTGGCACAGGAAGTGGAGGGGAGTCCATATGGGGTCAACCTTTCAAGGATGAATTGAATTCAAAGCTGCTACATTCAGGAAGGGGTGTTGTCAGCATGGCAAATTCTGGCCCTCATACCAATGGGTCCCAGTTTTTCATCTTGTACAAGTCTGCAGCACATTTAAATTTCAAGCATACAGTATTTGGCATGGTGGTTGGTGGTATTACCACACTTTCAACAATGGAAAAggttcctgttgatgatgatgatcGCCCATTG GAGGAAATCAAGTTACTGAAAGTTAGTGTATTTGTGAATCCTTATACGGaacctgatgaagaagaagagaaggcaaaggaggaggagaagaacaaGGATGCCGATCAT GATAAGGTGGGTTCATGGTATAGCAACCCAGGAACTGGTGTTGCCCCTTCAACAAGTGCTGGTGGTGGAGTTGGCAAGTACCTAAAGGCTCGGACAGCTGGCTCTGTTGATGCAACTGGAAATGGCATTGCAGCAGATGATTCAAGCAAGAAGAGAAAAGCGAGTGCTCCTAGTGTAGAATTCAAGGATTTCTCTGGATGGTAG
- the LOC127296638 gene encoding uncharacterized protein, translated as MDTPPFSASPAAASDPDSALVASVADALVSASRLPAPPPMPTLLAAYLPRLTASHHPRVLSLAASNPALASPEPLLAYRSLVSPPSCLPSLLPLLPVLPYRHLSPLLLSFLPLDPLRHLHRHLLGINLTSTPLADAALSAYSRLRLPHLAAQLLHSLRRRGHVRPSLQAANAVLSALARSLSTSPQASLDAFRSLVALRLHPNHYTFNLLVHTHCSKGTLADALATLSTMQGFGLSPDAVTYNTLLHAHCRKGMLGDARALLARMKKEGIAPTQPTYNTLVSAYARLGWIKQATKVVEAMTANGFEPDLWTYNVLTAGLCQAGKVDEAFKLKHEMERLGTLFPDVVTYNTLADACFKFRRSSDALKLLEEMRDKGVKATLVTHNIVIKGLCKDGELEEALGCLKKMAEDGLAPDVITYNTLIDAYCKAGNAAKAYALMDEMVGRGLKLDTFTLNTVLYNLCKEKRYEEAQVLLQSPAQRGFVPDEVSYGTVMAAYFKEYNPEPALHLWDAMIDRKLTPSISTYNTLIKGLSRMGRLKEAIDKLNELMEKGLVPDETTYNIIIHAYCKEGDLENAFQFHNKMVENSFKPDVVTCNTLMNGLCQQGKLDKALKLFQSWVEKGKKVDVITYNTLIQAMCKDGDVDTALQFFSDMEVRELQPDAFTYNVVLSALSEAGRLEEAQNMLDKLAESGKLSQSFSSPLLNSPPLDKTESVKDLQVKTEDETGGNPQDSILEDYTKRLNELCAGGQLKEAKAILDAMLQKGMSVDSSTYISLMEGLIKRQKRLTHAAG; from the coding sequence ATGGACACTCCGCCGTTCTCCGCCTCGCCGGCGGCCGCTTCCGACCCGGACTCCGCGCTCGTCGCGTCCGTGGCGGACGCGCTCGTATCGGCGTCCCGcctgcccgcgccgccgcccatgCCCACCCTACTAGCCGCCTACCTCCCGCGCCTCACCGCCTCCCACCACCCTCGCGTGCTCTCCCTCGCCGCCTCCAACCCGGCGctcgcctcgccggagccgctccTCGCCTACCGCAGCCTCGTCTCGCCGCCCTCCTGCCTCCCCTccctcctcccgctcctccccgtCCTCCCCTACCGCCACCTctccccgctgctcctctccttcctcccGCTCGACCCGCTccgccacctccaccgccacctcctcgGCATCAATCTCACCTCGACCCCGCTCGCCGACGCCGCGCTCTCCGCCTActcccgcctccgcctcccgcacCTCGCCGCGCAGCTCCTCCActccctccgccgccgcggcCACGTGCGCCCCTCCCTTCAGGCCGCCAACGCCGTCCTCTCCGCGCTCGCGCGCAGCCTCTCCACCTCGCCGCAGGCCTCCCTCGACGCCTTCCGCTCCCTCGTCGCGCTCCGCCTCCACCCAAACCACTACACCTTCAACCTCCTCGTGCACACCCACTGCTCCAAGGGCACCCTCGCCGACGCCCTCGCCACGCTCTCCACCATGCAGGGCTTCGGCCTCTCCCCCGACGCCGTCACCTACAACACGCTCCTCCACGCGCACTGCCGCAAGGGCATGCTCGGCGACGCCAGGGCGCTCCTCGCCAGAATGAAGAAAGAGGGGATCGCGCCCACACAGCCAACCTACAATACCCTCGTGTCGGCTTACGCGAGGCTCGGGTGGATCAAGCAGGCCACCAAGGTCGTGGAGGCCATGACAGCCAACGGCTTTGAGCCGGACCTGTGGACGTACAATGTGCTCACCGCCGGGTTATGCCAGGCGGGGAAGGTGGACGAGGCGTTTAAGCTCAAGCATGAGATGGAGCGGCTTGGAACTTTGTTCCCAGATGTTGTGACCTACAATACACTCGCTGATGCGTGCTTCAAGTTTCGGCGCTCGTCTGATGCACTAAAGCTGCTTGAGGAAATGCGTGACAAGGGGGTGAAGGCGACTTTGGTCACGCATAACATTGTTATCAAGGGCCTTTGCAAGGATGGAGAGTTGGAGGAGGCGCTGGGGTGTCTGAAGAAGATGGCAGAAGATGGTTTAGCGCCAGACGTGATCACGTACAATACGTTGATTGATGCATACTGCAAGGCTGGCAATGCTGCCAAAGCGTATGCGCTAATGGATGAGATGGTAGGGAGGGGACTCAAATTGGACACCTTCACACTCAATACTGTGTTGTACAACCTATGCAAGGAGAAGCGTTACGAAGAAGCTCAGGTGCTGTTGCAGTCTCCAGCGCAAAGGGGTTTCGTGCCTGATGAAGTCAGCTATGGCACAGTGATGGCAGCCTACTTCAAGGAGTATAATCCTGAGCCTGCTCTGCATCTGTGGGATGCGATGATTGACAGGAAGTTGACGCCAAGCATTTCAACTTACAACACATTGATCAAGGGGCTCAGCAGAATGGGGAGGTTGAAAGAGGCGATTGACAAGCTGAATGAGCTCATGGAGAAGGGGTTGGTGCCGGATGAAACCACATATAATATCATCATCCATGCCTACTGCAAGGAAGGGGATTTGGAGAATGCCTTCCAGTTCCACAACAAGATGGTGGAAAATTCATTTAAACCGGATGTTGTTACCTGCAACACTTTGATGAATGGACTGTGTCAGCAGGGAAAGCTTGACAAAGCATTGAAGCTCTTTCAGTCATGggtagagaaagggaagaaggttGATGTTATCACATACAACACACTAATTCAAGCTATGTGCAAAGATGGGGATGTTGATACTGCGTTACAGTTTTTTTCTGATATGGAGGTCCGGGAATTGCAGCCCGATGCATTTACTTACAATGTAGTGTTATCTGCACTATCTGAGGCAGGGAGACTAGAAGAAGCGCAGAATATGCTGGATAAGTTAGCTGAGAGTGGAAAATTGTCTCAAAGCTTTTCTTCTCCCCTCTTGAACTCTCCTCCTCTGGATAAAACAGAGTCAGTGAAGGATCTCCAGGTTAAAACTGAGGACGAAACTGGTGGAAATCCGCAAGATAGTATTCTGGAGGACTACACCAAACGCCTAAATGAGCTATGCGCCGGTGGGCAATTGAAAGAAGCTAAGGCCATTTTGGATGCGATGTTGCAAAAGGGAATGTCTGTTGACAGTTCAACGTATATATCTTTGATGGAAGGGCTTATCAAGAGACAGAAAAGGCTAACACATGCAGCTGGGTAG
- the LOC127349131 gene encoding uncharacterized protein: MGGGSLGLRAAAKAAMVGGYRSAASFRRAVLPAASADTRPVSTTIGAVDDWYIPDRDVFGPVPTLEEAMAATVDLREAFEIAKIDSHVSHLDISETHVTHNDLDGSTKVSQEMLQDRVHSEILKHEDEYDNLSVTSGSSGRVIEAFTMLQANPEAQDVVASLASDKNVWEAVMKNEKLVQFYKNCESDQSESSCATDEVSDAESSLSSNDLSLGTGDAFKEYVQKMRAFVSEMVTNLSSIMQDLIATSDEGQSKGRLRTLIMNTKKDFANERSSFVLLAIATIFVVLLKRA; the protein is encoded by the exons ATGGGAGGTGGGAGCTTGGGACTGCGGGCCGCCGCCAAGGCCGCCATGGTCGGCGGCTACCGCTCCGCCGCGTCCTTCCGCCGCGCCGTCCTGCCGGCCGCCTCCGCCGACACCCGCCCCGTGTCCACCACCATCGGGGCGGTCGACGACTGGTACATCCCCGACCGCGATGTCTTCGGCCCGGTGCCCACCCTCGAGGAGGCCATGGCCGCCACCGTCGACCTCAGGGAAGCCTTCGAGAT TGCCAAGATTGACTCTCATGTTTCCCACCTGGATATTTCCGAGACACATGTCACACATAATGACCTTGATGGTTCTACAAAGGTTTCTCAGGAAATGCTTCAGGATCGTGTCCATTCAGAAATATTGAAGCATGAAGACGAGTATGATAATTTGTCCGTCACCTCTGGATCTTCTGGACGTGTTATTGAAGCCTTCACCATGCTACAGGCGAATCCTGAAGCTCAG GACGTTGTTGCTTCTCTTGCTTCAGATAAGAATGTGTGGGAAGCCGTGATGAAGAATGAGAAACTCGTGCAGTTTTACAAGAACTGCGAGTCAG ACCAGAGTGAATCTTCTTGTGCTACTGATGAAGTTAGTGACGCTGAGAGCTCACTAAGCAGCAATGATCTCTCGCTAGGCACTGGAGATGCATTCAAGGAGTATGTTCAGAAGATGAGGGCATTCGTGTCCGAGATGGTGACGAATCTTTCGAGCATCATGCAAGACCTGATTGCCACCTCGGATGAGGGCCAGAGCAAAGGGAGGTTGAGGACTCTGATCATGAACACCAAGAAGGATTTCGCAAACGAACGGTCCTCCTTCGTGCTCCTGGCTATCGCGACCATTTTCGTAGTTTTGCTCAAGCGTGCGTAG
- the LOC127296641 gene encoding uncharacterized protein yields the protein MGGGGGGSPTASSSSSDDDGDATWKAAIESVAVGGFGYPSSNGAAKAGGEDNHGLEQPPQEEKAQAPGLKLYQIKVRNMLDDMLEKNLEIVSNPCSNLADPVETGGGIKLFKKAPPGIRMDAIDKYHVQLKRPRILPTPQIDEKSKKFRHMVRSVVVDGNDVLVSAKEASQISLAKMEARETAAKAKAKREEERVTKLKKVRGEKWLPSIAREMKKEKAWEQRQ from the exons atgggcggcggcggcggcggtagcccgacggcgagcagcagcagcagcgacgaTGACGGGGACGCGACGTGGAAGGCGGCCATAGAATCCGTCGCTGTCGGGGGGTTCGGCTACCCGTCCTCCAACGGCGCGGCGAAGGCCGGCGGCGAGGACAACCACGGGTTGGAGCAGCCGCCGCAGGAGGAGAAGGCCCAAGCGCCAGGGCTTAAGCTTTACCAGATCAAG GTAAGAAATATGTTGGACGATATGTTAGAGAAAAATCTCGAAATAGTGAGCAATCCTTGCTCAAACTTGGCTGACCCTGTGGAAACAGGCGGAGGGATAAAATTATTTAAGAAGGCACCACCTGGCATCAGAATGGATGCCATAG ATAAATACCATGTGCAACTCAAGAGACCAAGGATTCTTCCCACGCCACAGATTGACGAGAAATCAAAGAAG TTCAGGCATATGGTTCGGTCTGTCGTTGTTGATGGTAACGACGTACTTGTTTCCGCAAAAGAAGCGTCCCAAATATCATTGGCTAAAATGGAAGCCAGAGAAACCGCAGCAAAGGCCAAAGCCAAGAGGGAGGAAGAACGTGTCACCAAGCTGAAGAAGGTTAGGGGAGAGAAATGGCTTCCTTCCATTGCTAGAGAAATGAAG AAAGAAAAGGCTTGGGAGCAACGGCAGTGA